The Maridesulfovibrio frigidus DSM 17176 genome contains the following window.
AATGCGTGAAGCCATTCGACCAGGAATCACCGAAAATCAGCTCTGGTCTGTTTTACATCAGGAAATCATCGCTCTTAATGGTGATTATGTTGAGACAAGACTCCTCAGTTCAGGTAATCGCACAAACCCTTGGTTTCAAGAATCAGCCAATAAAGTTATCGGCAAAAATGAACTGATCGGTTTTGATACAGATGTTGTGGGGTGTCATGGATATTATTCTGATTTTTCACGGACCTTCCACTCCGGGCCGGATAAACCCACTGAAGAGCAGCGCACCTTGTATAAGGTCGCTTACGAACAGATTCAGCACAATATCGGGATTATCAAGCCAGGTATGACATTTAGAGAATATGCTGACAACGCTTGGGATATTCCGGAAAAATATCATTCCAACCGTTATTACCTTTCAGCTCACGGAGTCGGCATGTCCGGAGAATATCCGTATCTGTATCATCGAGCAGATTTTCCTGATGCGGGTTACGACGGGGTAATCAAACCTAACATGACGCTTTGTGTAGAATCCTACATTGGTGAAAAAGGTGGGCGTGAAGGCGTGAAGCTTGAAGAGCAGCTGCTTGTCACGGAAGCCGGCACCAAACTTCTTACTCACTACCCTTTTGAAGAAGAACTGCTGAAGTAATAAGGACTGCACTATGGACTATAACAGCCTATCAACAGAATCCTTTGAAACGGACAGTTTTCGCATCACCCTGAATAAGCGTGGGGAAAACGGTTATGTTAAGCAAAGAAGTCCGGTCGTATACGGGATCTATTCGGAAATTGAGACTGAATCCTCACTACTTCAGTTTAATTTGAATAATGAAATATTCCGGGCTGAAGGGCGTGATAAAGACTGGGCTAGTGATCTTGAGTACCTTAAAAGGACGATCGGTAACGATTGGGTATATTATTCCACGGGAGGATATGCCGGTTCGTGGGAAACCTTGACTGATGCTTCATTTCCGTCTCCGGTCTCATTCAGGGTTCCTGAACCTTATAGTGAAGTTTATAAAACCACCGGGGAGTATTATCTTCCCAATCTTCAGTATGATTCGAATGCCATTATCGGAGGTAGTCCTTTCGAGTCCTCAGCAGTCAAGCGGATTGTTGATAACTGGTACGAAGAATTAAGCGAAATCCGGCGTGTATCGGAAAAATTACCTTCGCAATTTCGAGATTTCCTTACTTCGGTAATAGAAAATTCTCCAGAACAACTGGGAAAGAAAGCTGGTGAGTTATTTACCACATGCGGCGGACGTATGTCGGTTCTTCCACCGGACTCCCGTCATGTTGATTATGGTATTATTCCGGTCAACATTTCCAGAGGATGCCTTTATAAATGCCGATTCTGCACAGTAAAGAACAGCTCTGTGTTTTCATCATTTTCAAAGGATAGAATTACAGACCAGCTTGATGAACTGGCAACATCTTTTGGAGAAAATCTCATCAATTACAACTCAATTTTTCTCGGTGAGCATGATGCCCTGAATGCGGAAGATGAGATTATACTGTTTGCCATTACTCAGGCCTTAAAACGTTTGAAACTGGACAGCTCATACATGCATGGGAGGAATGTTTTTCTTTTTGGAAGTGTTTCGGCACTGATGAAAAAAGATGAGGACTTTTTCAATAAACTCAATAACTGCGGGTTGAATGTTTTTATTAATTTAGGCCTTGAGTCAACAGATCAGAAAACCCTTGATTACATAGGCAAGCCTTTAAAAAGTTCTCAGGTTATTGAATGTTTTGAGCTAATGCAGTTACTGAATAGCAGGTTCGAGCATATTGAATGTACGGCCAATTTTTTGTTCGACGAAAAATTGCCTGCTGGACATATACCGGCATTTCTTGACTTGGTGGGTGGCACAACCGGAACCCCACAAAACAAAGGGACTGTATATTTGTCTCCACTTTGCCTTACACGTCCTTCCGCAAGGACTCTTTATGAGTTCAAGCAGCTTAAAACATTCAGCAATTATCCAACTTATTTGTACCTGATACAACGCGCTTAAACACCAATGGCGGGTGTGCCGCTGATATATTTAATATTTGTCAATCTTAACGAGGAGAAAATTATCATGAAATTTAAGGGAATCGTTGTCCTTTTTATTGCTTTTGTTCTTATGTCATTTTGTGTCGGTTCTGCGATGGCTGAAAAGACGCCAATACGTTTCGGTGTGAACAACTGGGCTGAAAACGTAGCAGTTTCCAATATGTGGAAATTGCTTCTTGAAAAACGGGGCTATGAAATAGAACTGGTGGATGTGGGGAAAGCCATTATGTACGCTGGCGTTGCTTCCAAAAATCTGGATCTAGGAATCGAAGTGTGGCTCCCCAATTCTGATAAGCCCATGGTAGATCGTTATGGAAAGGATTTCGATATCCAGAGTGCGTGGTACAAGGGTGCCAAGCTCGGGTTGGTGGTGCCGGCCTACGTAAATATCGATTCCCTCGATCAACTTGCGGGCAAGGCTGACATTTTTGGCGATGACATATTTGGTATTGGTTCCGGGTCTAGTCTCAATGAGATGACTCGTACCGCCATTAAGAAGTATGGACTGGAAGATTACGAATTTATGGAAAGTTCCGAACCTGCCATGCTGGGTGCTCTCAAAATGGCTTACGATAAAAAGAAGCCTGTTGTGGTCACTCTCTGGAATCCGCATTACATATTTTCAGAGTACAAACTGAAGTATTTGAAGGACCCCAAGAATGTTTATGGTGACGGAGATGATATATTCTTCATAACCAGAAAAGGTTTTGCCGACAGCTATGGCGACGTTCTGAAATGGATGAACAACTGGATCATGGATGATAAATCGCTTGGCGAACTTATTGGAACAATCGAGAAAAATGGAGACCCCGCTGAAGGAGCCTCAATCTGGATCGAAAAGAATCAGAAACTGGTTAATTCATGGTTTAAATAGAAACAATTTTAGACTATCGACTAACCCCGTCTTTTTTTAAGGCGGGGTTTACTCTTTTAATAATTTTATGAAATTTATTAATCTAGGACCCAAATCCCTCATGCAATATTCTTCTCAAGAATCCCACGCTCTTTTAAATCTTTGATATCACGA
Protein-coding sequences here:
- a CDS encoding M24 family metallopeptidase, which encodes MNLMEWHTQDESMKWPDLIDLAPESVGIDLKAVRMYRLARVREQMKKYNLNVLILSDAVNIRYATGARNMQVFCSRNSPSRYLVLTKDRSILFEFTGCLHLPDGLETIDEVRPSETASFVAAGPAIKEREVEWTRKMISLMNELVGSDIRVGIERMNAGVAIELAKQGIPVADAQEPVEMARCIKSNEEIKCMIASLQATEQATGKMREAIRPGITENQLWSVLHQEIIALNGDYVETRLLSSGNRTNPWFQESANKVIGKNELIGFDTDVVGCHGYYSDFSRTFHSGPDKPTEEQRTLYKVAYEQIQHNIGIIKPGMTFREYADNAWDIPEKYHSNRYYLSAHGVGMSGEYPYLYHRADFPDAGYDGVIKPNMTLCVESYIGEKGGREGVKLEEQLLVTEAGTKLLTHYPFEEELLK
- a CDS encoding radical SAM protein translates to MDYNSLSTESFETDSFRITLNKRGENGYVKQRSPVVYGIYSEIETESSLLQFNLNNEIFRAEGRDKDWASDLEYLKRTIGNDWVYYSTGGYAGSWETLTDASFPSPVSFRVPEPYSEVYKTTGEYYLPNLQYDSNAIIGGSPFESSAVKRIVDNWYEELSEIRRVSEKLPSQFRDFLTSVIENSPEQLGKKAGELFTTCGGRMSVLPPDSRHVDYGIIPVNISRGCLYKCRFCTVKNSSVFSSFSKDRITDQLDELATSFGENLINYNSIFLGEHDALNAEDEIILFAITQALKRLKLDSSYMHGRNVFLFGSVSALMKKDEDFFNKLNNCGLNVFINLGLESTDQKTLDYIGKPLKSSQVIECFELMQLLNSRFEHIECTANFLFDEKLPAGHIPAFLDLVGGTTGTPQNKGTVYLSPLCLTRPSARTLYEFKQLKTFSNYPTYLYLIQRA
- a CDS encoding glycine betaine ABC transporter substrate-binding protein — its product is MKFKGIVVLFIAFVLMSFCVGSAMAEKTPIRFGVNNWAENVAVSNMWKLLLEKRGYEIELVDVGKAIMYAGVASKNLDLGIEVWLPNSDKPMVDRYGKDFDIQSAWYKGAKLGLVVPAYVNIDSLDQLAGKADIFGDDIFGIGSGSSLNEMTRTAIKKYGLEDYEFMESSEPAMLGALKMAYDKKKPVVVTLWNPHYIFSEYKLKYLKDPKNVYGDGDDIFFITRKGFADSYGDVLKWMNNWIMDDKSLGELIGTIEKNGDPAEGASIWIEKNQKLVNSWFK